In Cellvibrio polysaccharolyticus, a genomic segment contains:
- a CDS encoding IS110 family transposase — MKTTTNASINRSEPHVGIDIGKSTLDLCIYEVDIYHQFPNNSEGIKALAKMLAF; from the coding sequence ATGAAAACAACTACCAACGCCAGCATTAATCGCAGTGAGCCCCATGTCGGTATCGACATTGGCAAAAGTACGCTAGACCTCTGCATTTACGAGGTCGATATTTATCATCAATTTCCTAACAACAGCGAAGGCATAAAGGCTTTGGCCAAAATGCTCGCTTTCTAA
- the cobU gene encoding bifunctional adenosylcobinamide kinase/adenosylcobinamide-phosphate guanylyltransferase, which yields MKQLILGGARSGKSALAQTTAVQLADARKERGQDTQLIYLATCDNSAADNEMQTRIARHKAERDERWTLVEADADLATTLKSIANDNTIILVDCLTLWLTRCLLLDEDLSKALIFWQQQKEALLAAVKSLPGEILFISNEVGQGVIPMGALSRTFVDEAGFLHQALASQCDRVVFTVAGLPMVLKG from the coding sequence ATGAAACAACTGATTCTCGGCGGCGCCCGCTCCGGCAAAAGCGCACTGGCGCAAACCACCGCTGTACAACTGGCGGATGCCCGAAAAGAACGCGGGCAGGACACACAACTTATTTACCTCGCCACCTGCGATAACAGCGCCGCCGACAACGAAATGCAAACACGCATCGCCCGCCACAAAGCTGAACGCGACGAACGTTGGACGCTGGTAGAAGCCGATGCAGATCTGGCGACAACACTAAAATCCATCGCCAACGACAACACGATAATTCTGGTGGATTGCCTGACACTCTGGCTAACCCGGTGTTTATTGCTAGATGAAGACTTGTCAAAAGCCCTCATTTTTTGGCAACAACAAAAAGAAGCTTTATTAGCAGCAGTGAAATCATTACCCGGCGAAATTCTATTTATCAGCAATGAAGTCGGGCAGGGCGTAATACCGATGGGCGCACTAAGCCGCACATTCGTAGACGAAGCCGGCTTTCTGCACCAGGCATTAGCCAGCCAATGTGATCGCGTTGTTTTTACCGTGGCTGGGTTGCCGATGGTGTTGAAAGGGTAA
- a CDS encoding transposase yields the protein MSEWQCPHEILNSIPGIGDGVIFTLLGELSELDNLSSRKISAMCGLAPFNRDSGAMKSRCRINGGRAPIRTVLYMAMLSAIQCNKVIKAFYQNLVAQGKHNKVALTACMRKIMAILNAMVRDNCEWQVTKFALQVLIFYHSRLLGILRLIGR from the coding sequence GTGAGCGAATGGCAATGCCCCCATGAAATCCTTAACTCTATACCTGGCATTGGCGATGGCGTGATCTTTACCCTGCTGGGTGAGCTGTCTGAACTGGACAATCTATCCAGCCGTAAAATCAGCGCAATGTGTGGTTTGGCACCATTCAATCGGGACAGTGGAGCAATGAAAAGCAGGTGTCGTATCAACGGTGGCCGAGCACCAATTCGAACCGTGCTGTATATGGCCATGCTAAGCGCCATTCAGTGCAACAAAGTCATTAAAGCCTTTTACCAAAACCTAGTCGCGCAGGGTAAGCACAATAAAGTCGCGCTTACCGCCTGCATGCGAAAGATAATGGCCATATTGAATGCAATGGTGCGCGATAATTGCGAGTGGCAAGTAACTAAATTTGCGTTGCAGGTATTGATTTTTTACCATAGTCGCTTGTTAGGCATTTTACGGCTGATTGGTAGGTAA
- a CDS encoding IS110 family transposase encodes MIVVQPVQVRQFANAQNLKAKTDKLDAHLITQFGAVLRPEIRPLNSKKVRYNRDLLARKRQLN; translated from the coding sequence GTGATTGTGGTGCAACCTGTTCAAGTGCGTCAGTTTGCCAATGCACAAAATCTGAAAGCCAAAACCGATAAACTGGATGCGCACCTGATTACTCAATTTGGTGCAGTACTCAGGCCAGAGATTCGCCCTTTAAACTCTAAAAAAGTTCGTTATAACAGGGATTTATTGGCCCGCAAGCGCCAGCTGAATTAG